A single window of Nocardioides kongjuensis DNA harbors:
- the gap gene encoding type I glyceraldehyde-3-phosphate dehydrogenase, whose amino-acid sequence MTVRVGINGFGRIGRNFLRAVRARGEDIEVVAVNDLTDNAVLAHLLQYDSILGRLDVPVSSTAASILVGDSEIRSFAERDPQALKWGDLDVDVVVESTGFFTDARLARDHITSGGARKVIISAPASHEDITVVMGVNHEDYDPESHDVVSNASCTTNCLAPMAKALHDALGIERGLMTTVHAYTADQNLQDNIHKDLRRARAAAINLVPTSTGAAKAIGLVLPELQGRLDGYAVRVPTPTGSLTDLTFEAGRDTSVEEVNAIIRAAADEGPLAPYLTYSEAPIVSSDIVTDPSSCIFDAPLTKVLGRQVKVVGWYDNEWGYSNRLVDLALHVTRS is encoded by the coding sequence ATGACAGTACGTGTCGGCATCAACGGATTCGGCCGGATCGGCCGCAACTTCCTCCGGGCGGTGCGCGCCCGCGGCGAGGACATCGAGGTCGTCGCCGTCAACGACCTCACCGACAACGCGGTGCTCGCGCACCTCCTCCAGTACGACTCGATCCTGGGCCGCCTCGATGTACCGGTCTCCTCGACCGCCGCGTCGATCCTCGTCGGCGACAGCGAGATCCGGTCCTTCGCCGAGCGCGACCCGCAGGCCCTCAAGTGGGGCGACCTCGACGTCGACGTCGTCGTCGAGTCCACGGGCTTCTTCACCGACGCCAGGCTCGCCCGTGACCACATCACCAGCGGCGGCGCGAGGAAGGTGATCATCTCCGCCCCCGCGTCGCACGAGGACATCACCGTCGTGATGGGGGTCAACCACGAGGACTACGACCCGGAGAGCCACGACGTCGTGTCCAACGCCTCGTGCACCACCAACTGCCTGGCGCCGATGGCGAAGGCCCTGCACGACGCCCTCGGCATCGAACGCGGCCTGATGACCACCGTCCACGCCTACACCGCGGACCAGAACCTGCAGGACAACATCCACAAGGACCTGCGCCGCGCGCGTGCTGCGGCGATCAACCTGGTGCCGACCTCGACCGGCGCGGCGAAGGCGATCGGGCTGGTGCTGCCCGAGCTGCAGGGCAGGCTCGACGGCTACGCGGTCCGGGTGCCCACGCCGACCGGGTCGCTGACCGACCTCACCTTCGAGGCGGGCCGCGACACCAGCGTGGAGGAGGTCAACGCGATCATCCGAGCCGCAGCCGACGAGGGCCCGCTCGCGCCGTACCTGACCTACTCCGAGGCCCCGATCGTCTCGAGCGACATCGTCACCGATCCCTCCTCGTGCATCTTCGACGCGCCGCTCACCAAGGTGCTGGGCCGGCAGGTCAAGGTCGTCGGCTGGTACGACAACGAGTGGGGCTACTCGAACCGGCTGGTCGACCTCGCGCTGCACGTCACCCGGTCGTGA
- a CDS encoding DNA adenine methylase produces the protein MLKYLGSKRTLVPVLGDIAEAVGARTAVDLFTGTTRVAQEFKRRGLVVTATDLATYSQVLSDCYVATDARDVDLQELDNELKRLAALPGEAGYFTETFCVQSRFFQPKNGARVDAIRNALESEHRGSPLYPILLTSLMLAADRVDSTTGVQMAYLKQWAPRSHNDLVLRRPELLPGSGTTIGGDAMQTVDVLPAVDLMYLDPPYNQHRYFTNYHIWETLVRWDAPEHYGVACKRIDSRDPGTRSVFNAQREMPAAFADLVRRARAEVVVVSYNDESWITAEQMMDSLRHAGHEDVRMLEFDSKRYVGAQIGIHSPSGKKVGTVSRLRNVEYVFVAGPTAKVEAAMAAAG, from the coding sequence GTGCTCAAGTACCTGGGGTCCAAGCGGACCCTGGTCCCCGTGCTCGGCGACATCGCCGAGGCGGTGGGGGCACGGACGGCGGTCGACCTGTTCACCGGCACGACGCGGGTCGCGCAGGAGTTCAAGCGACGGGGCCTGGTCGTGACGGCGACCGACCTGGCGACGTACAGCCAGGTGCTCAGCGACTGCTACGTCGCGACCGACGCACGCGACGTCGACCTGCAGGAGCTGGACAACGAGCTCAAGCGGCTGGCGGCGCTGCCGGGCGAGGCGGGCTACTTCACGGAGACGTTCTGCGTGCAGTCGCGGTTCTTCCAGCCCAAGAACGGCGCCCGGGTGGACGCGATCCGCAACGCGCTGGAGAGCGAGCACCGGGGCTCGCCGCTCTACCCGATCCTGTTGACCAGCCTGATGCTGGCGGCCGACCGGGTCGACTCGACCACGGGCGTGCAGATGGCCTACCTCAAGCAGTGGGCGCCGCGGTCCCACAACGACCTGGTGCTGCGCCGGCCCGAGCTCCTCCCCGGCAGCGGTACGACGATCGGCGGGGACGCGATGCAGACCGTCGACGTGCTGCCGGCGGTCGACCTGATGTACCTCGACCCGCCCTACAACCAGCACCGCTACTTCACGAACTACCACATCTGGGAGACCCTCGTCCGCTGGGACGCACCCGAGCACTACGGGGTGGCGTGCAAGCGGATCGACAGCCGGGACCCGGGGACCAGGAGCGTCTTCAACGCCCAGCGGGAGATGCCCGCGGCGTTCGCGGACCTGGTCCGGCGCGCCCGGGCCGAGGTCGTCGTCGTGTCCTACAACGACGAGTCGTGGATCACCGCCGAGCAGATGATGGACTCGTTGCGCCACGCGGGGCACGAGGACGTGCGGATGCTCGAGTTCGACAGCAAGCGCTACGTCGGCGCGCAGATCGGCATCCACAGCCCCTCGGGCAAGAAGGTCGGGACCGTGTCGCGGCTGCGCAACGTGGAGTACGTCTTCGTCGCCGGGCCGACCGCGAAGGTCGAGGCGGCCATGGCCGCGGCCGGCTGA
- a CDS encoding histidine phosphatase family protein, producing MSRAGSGPGRLYVVRHGATEWSRSGRHTSRTDLALLPDGEAEALELKERLGGTDFALVLTSPRTRARSTAALAGYPDAVVDEDLREWDYGSYEGMTRSQIADLDPGWEVWTGPTPEGESPAEVEERLDRVIARVLGAEGHVLVFSHGHLSRALAARWIGQPLRLGASLQLGTAAVSILGQDRGTRVIERWNL from the coding sequence GTGAGCCGCGCCGGATCGGGGCCTGGCCGCCTGTACGTCGTGCGCCACGGCGCCACCGAGTGGAGCCGCTCCGGACGACACACGTCCCGCACCGACCTCGCCCTGCTCCCCGACGGCGAGGCCGAGGCGCTCGAGCTCAAGGAGCGGCTCGGTGGCACCGACTTCGCGCTGGTGCTGACCTCGCCACGCACCCGGGCCAGGAGCACCGCCGCCCTCGCCGGCTACCCGGACGCGGTCGTCGACGAGGACCTCCGCGAGTGGGACTACGGCTCCTACGAGGGCATGACCCGCTCGCAGATCGCGGACCTCGACCCCGGCTGGGAGGTCTGGACCGGTCCGACCCCGGAGGGCGAGTCCCCCGCCGAGGTCGAGGAGCGGCTGGACCGGGTCATCGCCCGCGTGCTCGGTGCCGAGGGTCATGTGCTGGTGTTCTCCCACGGCCACCTCTCCCGCGCACTGGCGGCCCGCTGGATCGGTCAGCCGCTGCGCCTCGGGGCCTCCCTCCAGCTCGGGACGGCAGCCGTCTCGATCCTGGGGCAGGACCGCGGCACCCGCGTGATCGAGCGGTGGAACCTCTGA